The following are from one region of the Actinopolyspora halophila DSM 43834 genome:
- a CDS encoding MBL fold metallo-hydrolase → MTHDVDIHPLVSPWGRFGLHSFFIDAPEPAIVDTGIASSPADGMVPALEELGRDIAEVRWILLTHGHIDHLGGAHALWELTGRRARIALHRTDAHLLRSRRAHVDQYVRVRQQYLNDPDGVAKQTRMAEEAISGELEPTVPLRGGETLSLGGDVSVSVHHLPGHTAGSVGYVVNGRNAVLVGDAVQIHGAANGFPGYEDPDSYRASLRHLHDEIRPRELYLGHPYRNADGVAYDVALDGAEARRALRESLDVEARIDDAVRRYLRPAPPETDSVYSPFAPVAEALGYTGDPTLEPSPFFTTLHGYRSKLDAVKTDRFD, encoded by the coding sequence ATGACGCACGACGTCGACATCCACCCCCTGGTGTCGCCGTGGGGACGTTTCGGCCTCCACAGCTTCTTCATCGACGCGCCCGAGCCGGCCATCGTGGACACCGGGATCGCCTCGTCGCCCGCCGACGGGATGGTGCCCGCGCTCGAGGAGCTCGGCCGCGACATCGCGGAGGTGCGCTGGATCCTGCTCACCCACGGCCACATCGACCACCTCGGTGGAGCGCACGCCCTGTGGGAGCTCACGGGACGACGCGCCCGGATCGCGCTGCACCGGACCGACGCGCACCTGCTGCGCTCGCGGCGCGCGCACGTCGACCAGTACGTCCGGGTGCGGCAGCAGTACCTGAACGATCCGGACGGCGTGGCCAAGCAGACGAGGATGGCGGAGGAGGCCATCTCGGGCGAGCTGGAGCCGACCGTGCCGCTGCGGGGCGGCGAGACCCTCTCCCTCGGCGGGGACGTCTCCGTGTCCGTACACCACCTGCCGGGGCACACGGCCGGATCCGTGGGCTACGTCGTCAACGGGCGGAACGCGGTCCTCGTCGGCGACGCCGTGCAGATCCACGGTGCCGCCAACGGATTCCCCGGCTACGAGGACCCGGACTCCTACCGCGCGAGCCTGCGACACCTGCACGACGAGATCCGCCCGCGGGAGCTGTACCTGGGCCACCCCTACCGGAACGCCGACGGGGTGGCCTACGACGTCGCGCTGGACGGCGCCGAGGCCCGCCGGGCCCTGCGGGAGAGCCTGGACGTCGAGGCCCGGATCGACGACGCCGTCCGTCGGTACCTGCGCCCAGCCCCGCCGGAGACGGACTCGGTGTACTCACCCTTCGCCCCGGTGGCCGAAGCGCTCGGCTACACCGGCGACCCCACGCTGGAGCCGTCCCCGTTCTTCACCACGCTGCACGGCTACCGCAGCAAGCTCGACGCGGTGAAGACCGACCGCTTCGACTGA
- a CDS encoding alpha/beta hydrolase produces MTVHPEIAKVLATLPTPDHSTPPDPVTMRASEAERVPPLEERVPLHAVEDVTAATSAGEVPVRIYTPVEADSYGLLVYFHGGAFFSGSLDTHDGVARSLAKETGHEVVSVGYRLAPESAYPAGLQDCYGVLRWAAEHGADLKWDGGNLAVAGDSSGGNFVAGVTAMAHDDGFDRVTHQVLFYPSVDLDFDLDRYASLRENARGYGLETDALKPFNSFYLDSGADPSDPLVSPVKRADLSGLPSALVITAEYDPLRDEGERYGRRLAEAGVDTRVSRYAGANHGFVVNFAWLEECYRAFRETAEFLKRP; encoded by the coding sequence ATGACCGTACATCCCGAGATCGCCAAGGTGCTCGCCACGCTTCCGACGCCGGACCACAGCACCCCGCCGGATCCGGTGACGATGCGCGCCTCCGAGGCGGAGCGGGTTCCGCCGCTCGAGGAGCGTGTGCCGCTCCACGCGGTCGAGGACGTCACGGCGGCGACGTCGGCCGGGGAGGTGCCGGTCCGGATCTACACGCCGGTCGAGGCGGACTCCTACGGCCTGCTGGTGTACTTCCACGGCGGGGCGTTCTTCTCGGGCAGCCTGGACACGCATGACGGTGTGGCGCGGTCGCTGGCGAAGGAGACGGGGCACGAGGTCGTCTCTGTCGGTTATCGGCTGGCTCCCGAGTCCGCTTACCCTGCCGGTCTGCAGGACTGCTACGGGGTTCTGCGGTGGGCCGCCGAGCACGGTGCGGACCTGAAGTGGGACGGTGGGAACCTCGCCGTGGCCGGGGACAGTTCCGGCGGCAACTTCGTGGCCGGTGTGACGGCGATGGCCCACGACGACGGGTTCGACCGCGTCACCCACCAGGTTCTGTTCTACCCGTCGGTGGACCTGGACTTCGATCTCGACCGCTACGCGTCGTTGCGGGAGAACGCGCGAGGGTACGGTCTCGAGACGGACGCTCTGAAGCCGTTCAACTCGTTCTACCTCGACAGCGGGGCGGACCCGTCGGATCCGCTCGTGTCGCCGGTCAAGCGCGCGGACCTTTCCGGGCTGCCTTCCGCCCTGGTCATCACGGCCGAGTACGACCCGCTGCGCGACGAGGGGGAGCGCTATGGTCGGCGGCTGGCCGAGGCTGGGGTGGACACCAGGGTCAGTCGCTACGCGGGTGCCAACCACGGGTTCGTCGTGAACTTCGCCTGGCTGGAGGAGTGCTACCGGGCTTTCCGGGAGACCGCTGAGTTCCTGAAGCGGCCGTGA